From the Brevibacillus choshinensis genome, one window contains:
- a CDS encoding genetic competence negative regulator — translation MRVERLGQDKIRIFLTFDDLSERGIEKEDMWRDIPKVHELFNDMMEQAYHELGFEVSGPVAVEVFALPAQGMVVIVTRGKSGSKDGKEEEEFDDEEVYELEVTLEESDLIIYAFRDFEHMVEAAHRINALLTNGGSAYFYQGKYHLVLEEVELDQERYHKLIAILSEYGEATPTTIYVLEEYGKVVVEDDAVKEICRHFK, via the coding sequence ATGCGTGTTGAACGCCTTGGTCAAGATAAAATACGAATCTTTTTAACGTTTGACGACCTGTCAGAGCGCGGGATAGAGAAAGAAGACATGTGGCGTGACATTCCTAAAGTACATGAACTGTTCAACGACATGATGGAACAGGCGTATCATGAATTAGGTTTTGAAGTGTCAGGGCCTGTTGCCGTTGAAGTGTTCGCCTTGCCAGCTCAGGGGATGGTCGTGATCGTAACTCGCGGCAAAAGCGGCTCAAAGGACGGGAAAGAAGAAGAGGAGTTCGACGACGAAGAAGTATATGAGCTAGAGGTTACGCTTGAAGAAAGCGACCTTATCATCTACGCCTTCCGTGATTTTGAGCATATGGTCGAAGCTGCCCATCGAATAAATGCTCTTTTGACCAATGGAGGTTCCGCTTATTTCTACCAAGGCAAGTATCACCTGGTATTGGAAGAAGTGGAGTTGGATCAGGAGCGCTATCATAAACTGATTGCGATCCTCTCTGAGTACGGGGAAGCGACGCCGACGACGATTTACGTATTAGAGGAATACGGAAAAGTTGTCGTGGAAGATGATGCAGTCAAGGAAATATGCAGGCATTTTAAGTAA